A region from the Streptomyces sp. 3214.6 genome encodes:
- a CDS encoding ABC transporter permease, with protein sequence MTTTTTTDTDTDTSANASASANVSTAVPVVTADDSPRAPRRRRRGLAPGKRLPAARLAGPLLLIAVWAAASAAGRLDTGAVPAPWTVVRTGVHLWTDGTLPTDVLTSLERAGYGFAIGLVAGVALALASGLTRTGEALIDGTVQLNRAIPTLGLIPLFILWLGIGETFKIAIIAIVVYIPIYLNTHAALSGIDHRFVELAEVQGLSKVRFIRQIVIPGALPGFFVGLRLGVTGSWLGLVVLEQINATSGLGYLMFQAQNYGQSDVILVGLLIYGVFGLVSDSAVRLIERRALSWRRTLSS encoded by the coding sequence ATGACCACGACCACGACCACGGACACGGACACGGACACGAGCGCGAACGCGAGCGCGAGCGCGAACGTGAGCACAGCCGTCCCCGTCGTCACCGCCGACGACAGCCCCCGCGCCCCTCGCCGCCGGCGCCGCGGGCTCGCCCCCGGCAAACGGCTGCCCGCCGCCCGCCTCGCCGGACCCCTGCTGCTGATCGCGGTGTGGGCCGCCGCGTCGGCCGCCGGCCGGCTGGACACCGGGGCGGTCCCCGCCCCCTGGACGGTGGTGCGGACCGGCGTCCATCTGTGGACCGACGGGACGCTGCCCACCGACGTCCTCACCTCGCTGGAGCGAGCCGGTTACGGCTTCGCGATCGGTCTGGTCGCCGGGGTGGCACTCGCGCTGGCGTCCGGGCTGACCCGGACGGGGGAGGCACTGATCGACGGAACGGTGCAGCTCAACCGGGCGATCCCGACGCTCGGCCTGATCCCGCTGTTCATCCTCTGGCTGGGCATCGGCGAGACCTTCAAGATCGCGATCATCGCCATCGTCGTCTACATCCCGATCTACCTCAACACCCATGCCGCGCTGTCCGGCATCGACCACCGGTTCGTCGAACTCGCCGAGGTGCAGGGCCTGTCGAAGGTCCGGTTCATCCGGCAGATCGTGATCCCGGGCGCCCTGCCCGGATTCTTCGTGGGACTCCGGCTCGGAGTGACCGGCTCCTGGCTGGGACTGGTGGTCCTGGAGCAGATCAACGCCACCAGCGGCCTCGGCTATCTGATGTTCCAGGCCCAGAACTACGGCCAGTCGGACGTCATCCTCGTCGGCCTCCTCATCTACGGCGTCTTCGGTCTCGTCTCCGACAGCGCGGTCCGTCTCATCGAAAGGAGGGCACTGTCATGGCGCCGCACACTGAGCAGCTGA
- a CDS encoding serine/threonine-protein kinase — MTGRYRLVESIGQGGMGRVWRAADEVLDRQVAVKEMRIDGLDPEDTRTRRERTLREARATARIDHPNVVRVYDVVDEGERLWIVMELVAGRSLERIMAEEGPLSPAETARIGLGLVTALRQVHARGVLHRDIKPGNVLVEEGGSRERGGRRIVLTDFGIAAIQDAKALTMVGMLVGSPDYMAPERISGRPQGPPSDVWSLGATLCAALAGHSPFSRDTTLATLHAVLYEEPQLPSNAGPLRDILASLLEKEPTVRAALTDLESTLAPIAHPPPTPTLTVDGAETEGRDRREQAQGLQAPGGEGAERIHGAEGEPPTRALLNTARPPDPRDPRRPEPRRPEPGQPDAERPEDARPGPERAGGAASSAPPEPPIASTPPTPPTPPTHLAPPALPEPSEASTEAASELRSESGSEPPSPSPSPSPSPSPSPPPSPRPRPGVSLVRADALTESRPGPDGAPARQADPVPRAHPHTDPHAQVRPDAETRRRAIPPDGELPGPPVPSGARRRRGSRRPGHRAPFLTGRRTGVLAAVGVVVVGAVVAIVLTSAPGSHDVGDQAGGSSPIPSPATATATTTPTSTPSTPSTPSTPLSSPTVEGTFRPPSLPPGAHQEAGGFAWATPRGWRRDVKTGAEVHYTSPDGTQELVAKSSLARGDLMDTWRTSEHNAHQGQDYRKIRLEETTFRGRPAVVWEYTFTLQGTPWHARLLGFDDSGKSYQINTWYQPEAETTALKTYEKVKDSFTVR, encoded by the coding sequence GTGACGGGGCGCTATCGGCTGGTCGAGAGTATCGGCCAGGGGGGAATGGGGCGGGTGTGGCGAGCCGCCGACGAGGTGCTCGACCGGCAGGTCGCGGTGAAGGAAATGCGTATCGACGGGCTCGACCCGGAGGACACCCGCACCCGCCGTGAACGCACCCTGCGCGAGGCCAGGGCCACCGCCCGCATCGACCATCCCAACGTGGTGCGCGTCTACGACGTCGTGGACGAGGGGGAACGCCTCTGGATCGTCATGGAGTTGGTCGCCGGCCGTTCCCTGGAGCGGATCATGGCGGAGGAAGGACCACTGAGCCCGGCCGAGACCGCCCGCATCGGCCTCGGCCTGGTCACGGCCCTGCGCCAGGTCCACGCGAGGGGGGTCCTGCACCGCGACATCAAACCGGGCAACGTCCTGGTGGAGGAAGGGGGGAGCAGGGAGCGGGGCGGACGGCGCATCGTCCTCACCGACTTCGGTATCGCCGCGATCCAGGACGCGAAGGCGTTGACCATGGTCGGCATGCTGGTCGGCTCCCCCGACTACATGGCTCCCGAGCGCATCTCGGGCCGCCCGCAGGGCCCGCCGTCCGACGTGTGGTCCCTGGGCGCCACGCTCTGCGCCGCCCTGGCCGGCCACTCGCCCTTCTCCCGCGACACCACGCTGGCGACCCTGCACGCCGTCCTCTACGAGGAGCCCCAACTCCCCTCCAACGCGGGCCCGTTGCGCGACATTCTCGCCTCCCTCCTGGAAAAGGAACCCACGGTCCGCGCGGCCCTCACCGATCTGGAGTCGACCCTCGCCCCCATCGCCCACCCCCCTCCCACACCGACACTGACGGTGGACGGAGCGGAAACGGAGGGGCGGGACAGGCGGGAGCAGGCGCAGGGGCTACAGGCGCCCGGTGGTGAGGGCGCTGAGAGGATCCACGGCGCTGAGGGAGAGCCACCGACCCGCGCACTCCTGAACACCGCCAGGCCGCCCGACCCCCGTGACCCCAGGCGACCGGAACCCAGGCGACCGGAACCCGGGCAACCCGATGCGGAGCGACCTGAGGACGCGCGTCCCGGGCCTGAGAGGGCCGGGGGTGCGGCCTCATCAGCACCGCCCGAACCGCCCATCGCATCCACTCCTCCCACTCCTCCGACTCCTCCCACTCATCTCGCTCCTCCCGCCCTTCCCGAGCCCTCCGAAGCGTCCACCGAGGCGGCCTCGGAGCTGCGTTCGGAGTCCGGCTCGGAGCCCCCGTCTCCCAGCCCGTCGCCTTCGCCTTCGCCGTCGCCGTCGCCTCCGCCGTCACCGCGCCCGCGCCCGGGGGTCTCCCTCGTCCGAGCCGACGCGCTGACCGAAAGCAGGCCGGGACCGGACGGCGCCCCCGCCCGGCAGGCCGACCCCGTGCCGCGCGCCCACCCGCACACGGATCCGCACGCACAAGTCCGTCCGGACGCGGAGACCCGGCGGCGCGCGATACCGCCGGACGGTGAACTGCCCGGCCCGCCCGTCCCGTCCGGGGCCCGGCGACGCAGGGGCAGCCGCCGCCCGGGTCACCGTGCGCCGTTCCTCACCGGCCGCCGTACCGGTGTGCTGGCCGCCGTCGGGGTTGTTGTCGTGGGCGCGGTCGTCGCGATCGTGCTGACGTCGGCCCCCGGCTCGCACGACGTCGGCGACCAGGCCGGCGGCTCCTCGCCGATTCCGTCCCCCGCCACAGCGACGGCCACCACCACCCCTACGTCCACCCCCTCGACCCCTTCAACCCCTTCGACCCCTTTGTCCTCGCCGACGGTCGAGGGGACCTTCAGGCCGCCGAGCCTGCCGCCGGGCGCGCATCAGGAGGCCGGCGGGTTCGCCTGGGCGACGCCCAGGGGCTGGCGGCGGGACGTCAAGACGGGCGCCGAGGTGCACTACACGTCCCCCGACGGCACCCAGGAACTCGTCGCCAAGTCCTCCCTGGCCCGCGGCGACCTCATGGACACCTGGCGGACCTCCGAACACAACGCCCACCAGGGTCAGGACTACCGCAAGATCCGTCTGGAGGAGACGACGTTCCGAGGCAGGCCGGCGGTCGTCTGGGAGTACACCTTCACCCTCCAGGGCACCCCCTGGCACGCCCGGCTCCTCGGCTTCGACGACAGCGGGAAGTCGTACCAGATCAACACCTGGTACCAGCCCGAGGCCGAGACGACGGCCCTGAAGACGTACGAGAAGGTCAAGGACAGCTTCACCGTGAGGTGA
- a CDS encoding ABC transporter substrate-binding protein has product MPSSYDRRLFLASLLGAAAGAAGLSGCAESSAATGDEGASAAPLAAKVPAGTSLKVASYQNVQQLQFKLAKLPELPFTVSSWVNIGAGPDVINAFRSKSLDLANNAGIPPIQAHYQGFDAKIVAINITRKPNYLFATKPGSDIHTVADFRGKKLAFSQGQAQGVVLLRALKKAGLKYDDVKLVPLTSNQFLTALQSGQVDIAPLANQQAPAYLKQYGPKGAHAITTDVVDLLNLLWAPVSVLNDRAKAAAVAAYIPQWAQGQVWQFENPDVWNEEFYVKTQNLTLDQARSITALANKPLFPPSWDEAIAWEQETADLLAEGGFVKKFDVSSLFDHRFEGIAAKSVAAEYRR; this is encoded by the coding sequence ATGCCTTCGTCCTATGACCGGCGTCTCTTCCTCGCTTCTCTGCTCGGCGCCGCCGCGGGTGCCGCGGGGCTCAGCGGCTGCGCCGAGAGCAGTGCCGCCACCGGTGACGAGGGCGCCTCGGCCGCGCCGCTCGCCGCCAAGGTGCCGGCCGGCACCAGCCTGAAGGTCGCCTCCTACCAGAACGTCCAGCAATTGCAGTTCAAGCTGGCGAAACTGCCCGAGCTGCCGTTCACGGTGTCGAGCTGGGTGAACATCGGGGCCGGTCCCGATGTCATCAACGCCTTCCGCTCGAAGTCCCTGGACCTCGCCAACAACGCGGGTATTCCGCCGATCCAGGCGCATTACCAGGGGTTCGACGCGAAGATCGTCGCGATCAACATCACGCGCAAGCCGAACTATCTCTTCGCCACCAAGCCCGGCAGTGACATCCACACCGTCGCGGACTTCCGGGGCAAGAAGCTGGCGTTCTCGCAGGGGCAGGCGCAGGGTGTCGTCCTGCTGCGGGCACTGAAGAAGGCGGGCCTGAAGTACGACGACGTGAAGCTGGTGCCGCTGACCAGCAACCAGTTCCTCACCGCCCTGCAGTCGGGCCAGGTCGACATCGCCCCGCTCGCCAACCAACAGGCCCCGGCCTATCTCAAGCAGTACGGGCCCAAGGGCGCCCACGCGATCACCACCGACGTCGTCGACCTGCTCAACCTGCTGTGGGCGCCGGTGTCCGTGCTGAACGACAGGGCGAAGGCGGCCGCGGTCGCCGCGTACATCCCGCAGTGGGCGCAGGGCCAGGTGTGGCAGTTCGAGAACCCGGACGTCTGGAACGAGGAGTTCTACGTCAAGACCCAGAACCTGACCCTCGACCAGGCCAGGTCGATCACCGCCCTCGCCAACAAGCCACTGTTCCCGCCGAGTTGGGACGAGGCGATCGCATGGGAGCAGGAGACCGCGGATCTGCTGGCGGAGGGCGGCTTCGTGAAGAAGTTCGACGTCTCCTCGCTCTTCGACCACCGCTTCGAGGGCATCGCCGCGAAGTCCGTGGCGGCCGAGTACAGGAGGTGA
- a CDS encoding biotin transporter BioY — translation MSSTAAAPGRPGQVLADLLPASRVRDIALVLGGAALTGLAAQIAVPVPGTPVAVTGQTFAALLVGTSLGARRGFSALAVYALAGLAGVPWFADGASGVSVSFGYILGMILASAAVGALARRGADRSMLRTAGAMLLGEAIIYAVGVPYLAYAAGLSASAAIAAGLTPFLIGDAIKAILAMGLLPTAWKLVKR, via the coding sequence ATGAGCAGCACCGCCGCCGCACCCGGCCGCCCCGGGCAGGTCCTCGCCGACCTGCTCCCCGCCTCCCGTGTCCGGGACATCGCACTCGTCCTCGGCGGCGCCGCGCTCACCGGCCTTGCCGCCCAGATCGCGGTCCCGGTGCCCGGCACCCCGGTCGCCGTCACCGGCCAGACCTTCGCCGCGCTGCTCGTCGGCACGTCCCTCGGCGCCCGCCGCGGGTTCTCCGCCCTCGCCGTCTACGCGCTGGCCGGTCTCGCCGGCGTGCCCTGGTTCGCCGACGGCGCCTCCGGCGTCTCCGTCTCCTTCGGCTACATCCTCGGCATGATCCTCGCGTCCGCCGCCGTGGGCGCCCTCGCCCGCCGCGGTGCCGACCGCTCCATGCTGCGCACGGCCGGCGCGATGCTGCTGGGCGAGGCGATCATCTACGCCGTCGGCGTCCCGTACCTGGCCTACGCCGCCGGCCTCTCCGCCTCCGCCGCGATCGCGGCCGGCCTCACGCCGTTCCTGATCGGCGACGCGATCAAGGCGATCCTGGCGATGGGTCTGCTGCCGACGGCCTGGAAGCTCGTCAAGCGGTGA
- a CDS encoding LPXTG cell wall anchor domain-containing protein: protein MSSRRATTIAGSLVMASFSAVLILSLPAGADDQGPGSSKGGKPVDEAPAGVKTTTLLPERISVDNSSRKTAITATVKNEGTKDSGQIRLLVVGFDGLTVKSVQGCSAIAEKDLPKGSNSGFSCPIDNLAAGASKSYAVDATFDLSKSGKICLPVQSSDGKKTFWQQGPVPFGTTNPSPNAPATPLLLGTDNTPVAPGGDELPKTGVGRDLLPLGAAGAMLLAAGTAGLWWSRRRPES, encoded by the coding sequence ATGAGTTCTCGTCGTGCGACAACCATCGCCGGCTCGCTGGTCATGGCATCTTTCTCGGCAGTGTTGATCCTTTCCCTCCCTGCCGGGGCGGACGACCAGGGACCCGGCAGCAGCAAGGGGGGAAAGCCCGTCGACGAGGCGCCTGCGGGCGTGAAGACGACGACACTGCTACCGGAGCGGATCTCGGTCGACAACAGTTCCAGGAAAACGGCGATCACTGCCACGGTGAAGAACGAGGGGACCAAGGACAGCGGACAGATAAGGCTTTTGGTCGTCGGGTTCGACGGGCTCACGGTCAAAAGCGTTCAGGGATGTTCCGCGATAGCGGAGAAAGATCTCCCGAAAGGATCCAACAGCGGTTTCTCCTGCCCCATCGACAATCTCGCGGCCGGGGCGTCGAAGTCGTACGCCGTCGACGCGACCTTCGATCTGAGCAAGTCCGGGAAGATCTGTCTGCCCGTCCAGAGCAGTGACGGGAAGAAGACGTTCTGGCAGCAGGGCCCGGTGCCGTTCGGTACGACGAACCCGTCGCCGAACGCGCCCGCCACCCCGCTGCTCCTCGGCACCGACAACACGCCCGTGGCTCCCGGCGGCGACGAGCTGCCGAAGACCGGCGTCGGACGGGATCTGCTGCCACTCGGCGCGGCCGGAGCAATGCTGCTCGCGGCGGGCACTGCCGGCCTGTGGTGGTCCCGGCGGCGGCCGGAGAGCTGA
- a CDS encoding ROK family transcriptional regulator, with amino-acid sequence MPRTAAPLLPASSVPRLADSDRRRTSASVILRSVLEHGPVARSTIARLTGLSPASVTEHCARLTALGLIREAAVPLRRNGVGRPHLPVDLDDSRFLVGGVHVAVPYTTVALLDLRGRVVARRELKHRGLDPGAVLARACDGLGALLGEAPGCRALGVGVAVGGWVDRDSGVVVEHPLLGWRDVPVREAVGARTGLPVHVDGHARALVNAERLFGRARGSRSVLQLFVGNVVDAAFATHDEVHHGPRSQAGAIAHLPLAGGTERCDCGRVGCLQAELSERTLCRRAREAGVIDGVNPMHVLAAADAGNPVAVRLLRERARMVGRAAGLLLDVLNPERVVVAEVGVLFREDCLAALREEVGAGRSAAVSRSSFPESVLAVAGGAVALDVLYRDPLTSSPGVSPEPS; translated from the coding sequence ATGCCCCGTACCGCGGCACCACTCCTGCCTGCCTCCTCCGTCCCCCGGCTCGCCGACAGTGACCGGCGACGCACCAGCGCCAGCGTGATCCTGCGGTCCGTGCTGGAGCACGGGCCGGTCGCGCGCTCCACCATCGCCCGGCTGACCGGGCTGTCCCCCGCCTCGGTCACCGAGCACTGCGCCCGCCTCACCGCACTCGGCCTGATCCGGGAGGCGGCCGTGCCCCTGCGCCGCAACGGGGTGGGCCGGCCGCACCTTCCGGTGGATCTGGACGACTCGCGGTTCCTGGTGGGCGGGGTGCATGTGGCGGTGCCGTACACGACCGTCGCGCTGCTTGATCTGCGGGGACGGGTGGTGGCGCGGCGGGAGCTGAAGCATCGCGGTCTCGATCCGGGTGCGGTGCTGGCGCGGGCCTGCGACGGCCTCGGTGCGCTGCTGGGCGAGGCTCCGGGCTGCCGGGCCCTCGGGGTGGGGGTCGCCGTGGGCGGCTGGGTGGACCGGGATTCGGGGGTCGTGGTCGAGCATCCGCTGCTGGGCTGGCGGGACGTGCCGGTGCGGGAGGCGGTCGGTGCGCGCACCGGGCTGCCGGTCCATGTGGACGGGCACGCGCGGGCGTTGGTCAACGCGGAGCGGTTGTTCGGGCGGGCGCGCGGCAGCCGCAGTGTGCTGCAGTTGTTCGTGGGGAACGTGGTCGACGCGGCGTTCGCCACCCATGACGAGGTGCATCACGGGCCGCGTTCGCAGGCGGGCGCGATCGCGCATCTGCCGTTGGCCGGCGGCACGGAGCGCTGCGACTGCGGTCGGGTCGGCTGCCTCCAGGCGGAGTTGAGCGAGCGGACGCTGTGCCGGCGGGCCCGCGAGGCGGGGGTGATCGACGGGGTGAACCCGATGCATGTCCTCGCCGCGGCGGACGCCGGGAACCCGGTGGCCGTACGGCTGTTGCGGGAGCGGGCGCGGATGGTGGGGCGGGCGGCCGGGCTGCTGCTGGACGTGCTCAATCCGGAGCGGGTCGTCGTCGCCGAGGTGGGGGTGCTGTTCCGGGAGGACTGCCTGGCCGCGCTGCGGGAGGAGGTCGGGGCGGGGCGTTCCGCCGCGGTCTCGCGGAGCAGTTTCCCGGAGTCCGTGCTCGCCGTGGCGGGCGGGGCGGTGGCGCTGGACGTGCTCTACCGGGATCCGCTGACCTCGTCGCCGGGCGTCTCACCTGAGCCGAGTTAA